In a single window of the Anguilla rostrata isolate EN2019 chromosome 4, ASM1855537v3, whole genome shotgun sequence genome:
- the LOC135253318 gene encoding monocyte chemotactic protein 1B-like isoform X1: MRLSVITATGLLLLCASAWMPRVTATDPKNCCLKVSKTRLRLENIVDYAEQPAGLCPVKAIVFKTRRGKWVCANPEKDWVKMAVEKVAERKKAKGKGKSKKRGQGKKDRRGQSPAPKVTSLQN, translated from the exons ATGAGGCTCTCCGTCATTACAGCCACCGGGCTCCTCTTGCTCTGTGCCTCAGCATGGATGCCGCGTGTCACAGCCA CAGATCCTAAAAATTGCTGTCTGAAAGTTTCAAAGACAAGATTACGCCTTGAAAACATAGTTGACTACGCAGAGCAGCCAGCAGGACTGTGTCCCGTGAAAGCCATTGT GTTCAAGACGAGGAGGGGGAAGTGGGTGTGTGCCAACCCGGAGAAAGACTGGGTAAAGATGGCCGTGGAAAAGGTGGCGGAGAGGAAGAAAGcaaaaggaaagggaaaatcAAAGAAGAGGGGACAGGGAAAGAAAGACAGGAGAGGACAGAGCCCTGCCCCTAAAGTGACATCCCTGCAGAACTGA
- the LOC135253318 gene encoding monocyte chemotactic protein 1B-like isoform X2 — MRLSVITATGLLLLCASAWMPRVTANPKNCCLKVSKTRLRLENIVDYAEQPAGLCPVKAIVFKTRRGKWVCANPEKDWVKMAVEKVAERKKAKGKGKSKKRGQGKKDRRGQSPAPKVTSLQN, encoded by the exons ATGAGGCTCTCCGTCATTACAGCCACCGGGCTCCTCTTGCTCTGTGCCTCAGCATGGATGCCGCGTGTCACAGCCA ATCCTAAAAATTGCTGTCTGAAAGTTTCAAAGACAAGATTACGCCTTGAAAACATAGTTGACTACGCAGAGCAGCCAGCAGGACTGTGTCCCGTGAAAGCCATTGT GTTCAAGACGAGGAGGGGGAAGTGGGTGTGTGCCAACCCGGAGAAAGACTGGGTAAAGATGGCCGTGGAAAAGGTGGCGGAGAGGAAGAAAGcaaaaggaaagggaaaatcAAAGAAGAGGGGACAGGGAAAGAAAGACAGGAGAGGACAGAGCCCTGCCCCTAAAGTGACATCCCTGCAGAACTGA
- the LOC135253324 gene encoding C-C motif chemokine 2-like, translating to MKDASSSSFPSSSVFYKSCSSDEPRCECIYILLNIYAMLVLTASDGPVVSCCQKTSNTMLERAKIKSFYKQKKGLCPVDAVIFVTVKGKKICSDPTSAWVKKTMVYVNEKKRARSKAATRAMGLSTETSAVSWNTTSTPRQT from the exons ATGAAAGATGCCTCATCCTCAtcttttccttcttcctctgtGTTTTACAAGTCATGCTCTAGTGATGAACCAAGGTGTGAATGCATATACATTTTGCTAAATATCTATGCTATGCTTGTTTTAACAGCAAGTGATGGACCTGTGGTGTCATGTTGTCAGAAAACATCTAATACGATGCTGGAACGAGCAAAAATCAAAAGTTTCTACAAACAGAAGAAGGGCTTATGTCCAGTTGACGCTGTGAT ATTTGTCACagtcaaagggaaaaaaatctgctcTGACCCCACCAGTGCATGGGTGAAAAAAACCATGGTCTATgtcaatgaaaagaaaagggcTCGCTCTAAAGCCGCCACCAGAGCCATGGGGCTATCCACAGAAACATCAGCAGTCTCATGGAACACAACCAGCACCCCCAGGCAAACATAA